One genomic region from Epinephelus moara isolate mb chromosome 8, YSFRI_EMoa_1.0, whole genome shotgun sequence encodes:
- the LOC126394230 gene encoding vesicle-associated membrane protein 8-like, translating into MYLKSAFVSAITIQNLQRLLQDILWKLTNFLPSVLLSYPIPERGGVAEPASQSKVQTLRGEADELSDKMKENMKGIIKKGEKVVDLLTRSENMKKEAEDFKYRSKEVESKYWWKNVKLITVIVVVVLIVILIIILLATGVIPVSAPVPPVVTPSSKP; encoded by the exons atgtacttaaagtcaGCATTCGTTTCTGCTATTACCATCCAGAACCTACAAAGGTTGCTACAAGACATTCTTTGGAAATTAACTAACTTCCTTCCTTCCGTCCTTCTCTCGTATCCCATCCCAGAGCGGGGAGGAGTGGCAGAGCCAGCATCACAGAGCAAGGTGCAGACCTTGAGGGGTGAGGCAGATGAACTCAGTGACAAGATGAAGGAGAATATGAAAGGAATCattaaaaaaggagaaaaggtgGTCGACCTCCTCACCAGATCAGAGAATATGAAAAAGGAG GCTGAGGACTTCAAGTATAGGAGTAAGGAAGTGGAGAGCAAATACTGGTGGAAGAACGTCAAGCTTATCACGGTCATTGTGGTGGTCGTCCTCATCGTCATCCTTATCATCATCCTGCTGGCCACCGGAGTCATCCCTGTCAGTGCCCCTGTGCCTCCTGTAGTCACTCCCTCCTCCaagccataa
- the vamp5 gene encoding vesicle-associated membrane protein 5 — MENGKSRLQQAHEDVEEVKVIMLDNLQKADERSGKLDDLEDRSVKLEEKSRAFQKTANQVMQKKRWENNKMKVVFIVIGVVAALIIIGLIIFATVDGTGGN; from the exons ATG GAGAATGGGAAGAGCCGCCTGCAGCAGGCCCACGAGGACGTGGAGGAGGTGAAGGTCATCATGCTGGACAACCTGCAAAAGGCAGATGAGAGATCTGGCAAACTGGACGACCTGGAGGATAGGTCTGTGAAGCTGGAGGAGAAG aGTAGAGCTTTTCAAAAGACCGCCAACCAGGTGATGCAAAAGAAACGATGGGAGAACAACAAGATGAAAGTGGTGTTTATCGTCATCGGAGTGGTAGCGGCCCTCATCATTATCGGACTTATAATCTTCGCTACTGTTGATGGCACAGGAGGAAATTAG